Proteins from one Fragaria vesca subsp. vesca linkage group LG6, FraVesHawaii_1.0, whole genome shotgun sequence genomic window:
- the LOC101295357 gene encoding uncharacterized protein LOC101295357, producing the protein MTKKLQKRLQDYLTKIKKPSPALIPIPSKKWMRTCKHPKTLSFAINNTETTQDKDDDAATLSDIDEFLFENFRSLYLRDDDQGADTTDENERKREEKTLEMKQGHEKESANEPFWDKPLHLKKRSPDQHETQNQDGFLFESPRLNIDPPAADLCSSHRFSVSPGRLSSSVRTSTTTTTTSEDAGSSSMTSTRTLNVDSPTTSHSNNNDHHVALPTDCISVLMYSPNPGYEFKRSMHDMVEARLRNNAKVDWNFMEELLFCYLNLNKKKSHRFILSAFADLVVDMRQDSDTVLERSRKL; encoded by the coding sequence ATGACCAAGAAACTCCAAAAGCGTCTCCAAGATTACCTCACCAAGATTAAGAAACCTTCCCCTGCTTTGATCCCAATCCCCTCTAAGAAATGGATGCGAACCTGTAAACACCCCAAAACCCTATCTTTCGCTATCAACAACACTGAGACGACTCAAGACAAAGATGATGATGCTGCAACACTCTCAGATATCGATGAGTTTCTCTTCGAGAATTTCAGGTCTCTCTACCTAAGAGACGATGATCAAGGAGCTGACACCACCGACGAGAACGAAAGAAAAAGAGAAGAGAAAACCCTAGAAATGAAACAAGGCCATGAAAAGGAAAGTGCAAACGAGCCCTTTTGGGATAAACCTCTACACCTGAAGAAACGTAGTCCTGATCAACATGAAACCCAAAACCAAGATGGGTTTCTGTTCGAGTCCCCTCGACTGAATATTGATCCACCGGCGGCGGATCTCTGTAGCTCACACAGGTTTTCAGTGTCCCCGGGTCGACTGTCAAGCTCCGTCCGGACTAGCACAACCACCACTACGACATCTGAGGACGCAGGATCCAGCTCTATGACGTCAACACGAACCCTAAACGTCGACTCTCCTACCACATCACATTCTAATAACAACGATCACCATGTGGCACTTCCGACTGACTGTATCTCAGTCTTGATGTACTCTCCCAACCCGGGCTACGAGTTTAAAAGATCCATGCATGACATGGTTGAAGCTCGCCTCAGAAACAATGCAAAGGTAGACTGGAATTTCATGGAGGAGCTTCTGTTTTGTTATCTCAATCTCAACAAGAAGAAGTCCCACAGGTTCATACTGAGCGCTTTCGCGGATTTGGTCGTGGACATGCGTCAGGATTCTGACACCGTTCTGGAGAGATCACGGAAACTTTGA
- the LOC101295644 gene encoding uncharacterized protein LOC101295644 encodes MSIVTDELRAKADELCHGDAICQEKSKFLLTEKGLPNGLLPMKDMLECGYIKETGFVWLKQKKSTTHKFEKVGRLGSYATEITAYVEKGKIKKLTGVKTKELMVWVSLSDIYLHEPPTAKIAFKSPTGLFRTFSPLAFELDGPDGGNACGGTQGRPGTCGSLGSLL; translated from the coding sequence ATGTCAATTGTAACTGATGAGTTGAGAGCCAAGGCTGATGAGCTCTGCCATGGTGATGCTATCTGCCAGGAGAAATCAAAGTTCTTGCTCACAGAGAAGGGTCTCCCCAATGGGCTCCTCCCCATGAAGGACATGTTGGAATGTGGCTACATCAAAGAGACTGGCTTTGTTTGGCTCAAGCAGAAGAAGAGCACCACCCACAAGTTTGAGAAGGTTGGGAGGCTGGGAAGCTATGCAACTGAGATCACAGCCTATGTTGAGAAGGGCAAGATCAAAAAGCTGACAGGAGTCAAGACCAAGGAGCTCATGGTGTGGGTGTCACTTAGTGACATCTATTTGCATGAACCCCCAACTGCGAAGATCGCCTTCAAGTCCCCAACAGGGCTATTCAGGACATTTTCTCCATTGGCTTTCGAGCTTGATGGACCAGATGGTGGCAACGCCTGTGGAGGAACACAAGGACGTCCCGGAACCTGTGGAAGTCTAGGCTCACTGCTATAG